A DNA window from Coffea arabica cultivar ET-39 chromosome 6c, Coffea Arabica ET-39 HiFi, whole genome shotgun sequence contains the following coding sequences:
- the LOC113695049 gene encoding uncharacterized protein, with amino-acid sequence MAFSSCLKGLNCHTWTHSLNLNQPFPFHPSPEPTKSISFIFPGLTSLSASKSSSLSSISQQQLSPDFSSKQLPDTLRREDDETSALRLFEWALEQPNFALALPVYEEILRKLATVGSFGRMRQILDRMKSSKIEITEGPFLIFIESYGKFELYDEAIGVLDMMENEFGVKPGTFSYNILLNVLVDGAKLKLVENIHSRMLTRGANPDVSTFNVLIKALCKAHQIRPAILMMEEMPNHGLVPDEKTYTTIMQGFIEEGNLEGALRVKGQMEAVGCASSNITVNVLTHGFCKEGKIEQALEFIQEMASEWFHPDQFTYNTLINGLCKAGQVKHSIEVLDLMLQEGFDPDVFTYNSLISGLCKIGEVEEAKEVLNQMLSRDCSPNAVTYNTIISTLCKENRVQEATNLARALTEKGIFPDVGTFNSLIQGLCLTGNYHGAKELFEEMKGKGCRPDEFTYNMLIDCVCSGGKMNEAFNMLKEMELSGCARSAITYNTLIDGFCKNKKLEEAEEIFDEMELQGVSRNLVTYNTLINGLCKSNRVEEAYQLMDHMIMEGLKPDKFTYNSLLSHFCRGGDIKKATEIVQSMTTNGCEPDIVTYGTLIQGLCKANRVEVASKLLRSIQMKGMVPGPQAYNPVIQALFRRKRTGEAMRLFREMEENGHPPDAISYKIVFRGLCMGGGPIGEAVDFAMEMTEKGYIPEVSSFYMLAEGLCSLAMEDILIKLVEKIMRITNFSESEKAMITGFLKIRKFQDALASLGNMLNKQKPKKSYWSR; translated from the coding sequence ATGGCGTTCAGCTCGTGCCTAAAGGGCCTAAACTGCCATACCTGGACTCACTCCCTGAATCTGAACCAACCATTCCCCTTCCATCCATCTCCAGAGCCCACTAAATCCATTTCTTTCATATTTCCAGGACTCACTTCTCTCTCAGCCTCCAAGTCATCTTCTTTATCCTCTATATCTCAGCAGCAACTGTCGCCGGATTTCAGCTCAAAGCAACTCCCTGACACCCTTCGTCGTGAAGATGATGAAACATCAGCGCTTCGGCTCTTTGAGTGGGCTTTGGAGCAGCCTAATTTCGCACTCGCTTTGCCAGTATACGAGGAAATTCTTCGTAAGCTTGCGACTGTAGGGTCTTTCGGTAGAATGAGGCAAATTTTGGATCGCATGAAGAgctcaaaaattgaaataacaGAAGGTCCTTtccttatttttattgaaaGCTACGGGAAATTTGAGTTGTATGATGAGGCTATTGGCGTTCTTGACATGATGGAAAATGAATTTGGTGTGAAACCTGGCACGTTTAGCTACAATATCTTGCTGAATGTTCTCGTTGATGGCGCTAAGTTGAAACTAGTTGAAAATATCCACTCTAGGATGTTGACCAGAGGTGCAAATCCTGATGTTTCAACCTTCAATGTATTGATAAAGGCCCTCTGCAAAGCTCATCAAATTAGGCCGGCTATTCTGATGATGGAGGAGATGCCTAACCATGGTTTAGTACCGGATGAGAAGACTTATACGACAATAATGCAGGGTTTTATTGAGGAAGGCAATCTGGAGGGCGCATTGAGAGTAAAAGGGCAAATGGAGGCTGTTGGGTGCGCATCTAGCAATATAACAGTAAACGTTTTGACACATGGCTTTTGTAAAGAGGGAAAGATTGAGCAAGCTTTGGAGTTCATTCAAGAGATGGCGAGTGAGTGGTTTCATCCTGACCAATTTACATACAATACCTTAATCAATGGTTTGTGTAAAGCAGGGCAAGTGAAGCATTCTATAGAGGTGTTGGACTTGATGCTTCAAGAAGGATTTGATCCGGATGTATTTACATACAATAGTTTGATTTCAGGGCTTTGTAAAATCGGTGAAGTTGAAGAGGCAAAGGAAGTTCTCAATCAGATGCTTTCAAGGGACTGCTCCCCTAACGCAGTAACATACAATACTATCATTAGCACCTTGTGTAAGGAGAACAGAGTGCAAGAAGCTACTAATCTTGCTCGTGCTCTTacagaaaagggaatttttccTGATGTTGGCACATTCAACTCACTGATACAAGGTCTCTGCTTGACTGGCAACTACCATGGTGCAAAAGAACTGTTTGAGGAGATGAAGGGCAAAGGGTGTCGACCAGATGAGTTCACATATAACATGTTGATTGACTGCGTTTGTAGCGGAGGGAAAATGAATGAAGCTTTCAACATGCTAAAGGAGATGGAATTAAGTGGTTGTGCGAGAAGTGCTATAACTTACAACACACTGATAGATGGTTTCTGCAAAAATAAGAAACTCGAAGAAGCAGAAGAGATTTTCGACGAAATGGAGCTTCAAGGTGTTTCAAGAAATTTGGTGACTTACAACACCCTTATTAATGGTCTTTGTAAGAGCAACAGGGTGGAGGAGGCTTATCAGCTCATGGACCATATGATAATGGAAGGTTTAAAACCAGACAAATTTACATACAATTCCCTTCTTTCACATTTCTGTAGAGGGGGAGATATCAAGAAAGCAACAGAAATTGTTCAAAGCATGACTACAAATGGGTGTGAACCAGATATTGTCACCTATGGGACCTTAATTCAGGGCCTGTGTAAAGCAAATAGAGTTGAGGTTGCAAGCAAGCTCCTCAGAAGTATCCAGATGAAAGGGATGGTACCAGGCCCGCAGGCATATAACCCTGTAATTCAAGCACTGTTCAGAAGGAAGAGAACAGGAGAAGCCATGAGACTTTTTAGAGAAATGGAGGAAAATGGACATCCTCCTGATGCTATCTCATACAAGATCGTCTTCCGAGGGCTCTGCATGGGAGGAGGACCAATTGGAGAAGCTGTTGATTTTGCCATGGAGATGACTGAAAAGGGTTATATTCCAGAAGTTTCTTCATTCTACATGCTGGCTGAAGGCCTTTGTTCTTTAGCCATGGAGGATATCCTAATCAAGCTGGTTGAGAAGATTATGAGGATAACAAACTTCTCAGAAAGTGAGAAGGCCATGATAACGGGTTTCCTCAAAATTCGCAAGTTCCAAGACGCTCTGGCCAGTCTTGGCAATATGCTGAATAAGCAAAAACCTAAGAAGAGTTACTGGTCAAGATGA